DNA sequence from the Heptranchias perlo isolate sHepPer1 unplaced genomic scaffold, sHepPer1.hap1 HAP1_SCAFFOLD_63, whole genome shotgun sequence genome:
TTGAGTAtgtgccggctcgatgcaagagcaagccagctcgtcccactcctctgccctttccccgttgccctgcaattgtttcctttcaagcacttatccatatcccttttgaaggccatgattgaatctgcctccaccacaccctccgGTCGTGCATTCCAGAAGCtaaacactcactgtgtaaaaaagattttactcatgtcatctttggttcttttgccaatctccttcaattgatgtcctctgattcttgacgcttccgccaatgggaacagtttctctctatctgctctgtccagacccttcatgattttgactacctcgatcaaatctcatctcaaccttctcggttccaaggagaataaccccagcttctccagtctatccaagcaaTAAAAGtgcctcatcccgggaatcattccagtaaatctcttctgcaccctgcctaaggccttcacatttttttccaaaagtgcagggcccagaactggacacaatactccaattgtggccgtaccagtgtgttataaaggttcatcatggcatccttgcttttgtgctctatgcctttatgtataaagcccaggatcctgtatgcttttttaaactgttttctcaacccgccctgcaaccttcaacgatttgtgcacatgtacacccagatctctctgttcctgtacgaagggtcaagagaggcggtgggtCTGTCAgcatccatctgaaagctggtccatgtccatggactgtgtcaccaaagggcagcatgtagatgaggaagaggagggagccaaggattgaccctttagagacatcagagataacggtgatagggtgggaagagaagcttctcctggctctggtcagataggtgagtggaaccaagtgaggggagtCCTAGCAAAGGAGGCCAGTAAACCATGGCTGAGGAGGTCATTGGTGGGTTGGCTGTGGATGtgaagatggggaggggtgggccatggacggacttaaacccaaggatgagaactttaaatttaattgatatggaactgggagccagtgagggtcagtgagtcggagcaggacctggtgctggttggacacggacaacagagttttggacgagctcacgtttatggaaggtgtaggttgggtggccggccaggagtgcattggaagaatggagtctggaggggacagagccaTTAATGAGGATTTCAATGGCAATCGGCTGAGGacggaatggaggcgggtgagggaatcacagggcctttgtgatggaggtcaaatcgggtcatgagcacAGCTCGGTGCTACACGGGACGCATTTTGCTGGAGCCGTTTACCAATGTAGAacaaacgggtaaacatctgcagtaaaatagcggagagaggaatgtcaatgggacacgttcagtgtccgtcccctaatatcacccacagtcatttctaggctgcaatccacaacctgccctttaactgtcctcgtgtcagagactcacaattcatattttaactgggaaactgcaggaacagagtgaaacgagtttgtttgtgtccctggattcagtccacACTGCAGAgaaatctgtctaaattataaatgaatctccaggagtgtacatggtcaatacaattatataaagacTGTAAATGGACCCGCGCAttgttgttggatcagtcctgtatgagaacagatttaaacgttattcctgagagaggtctgattaagtaataacctggactttgagatgtttttgttttattcaccacattatttacatcggagtcaaagctgctgacgtaatatgtttgttaaactgactgtaactaacagcaatggtcaggggtaaaaccgtgtcagtggagacgtatcccctgtataaatcagggcttgttggaatggatctgctcagagtgcctgccagagttgtggtttccaggccaacagaagtcagtgcttctcacagaaatgggatataatTTAATCCATCAGATAATGCtaatttattatccagttcttgcagccgttggaattccgggtaagccgttatcccagctgttaatggtgtaaatcggtgttaactctgctgctgcagttggcaaattattttttcttcctgcatattttacacagtggcctgttctgttctatcggttTTGGAATgtattaagtctctgctctttcggtgaTGTAGGAGTTACATTATATCGTAATGATATTTTGTATCCAAccgtggcattgttactggattattctctacaTTGAATATACTGTTGAATAATGGTGTGTCCTTAGCTTCTAAACACTCGGTCTTGCAGGAGACACATTGTGTCTGTAATGCTCATCATTCaaacctggcattgttactggcttattccctgtactgaatgtatgggaatcaggtgtctggaccaagagctggtatcagaccatcaggagctgttaacagtttcatgttgtggaactaacatgtcctggaatatattttcatcaatgtgttttcagtgattgataatgagacagctcacggtctcagtgttacaagaaggcagcgcaatgtccccctccccaataacatgcttcagtttaactgagatttcaatgtatttattggtgatgactgttatgaaatattatttcattatgtgtgtatctgacgccgcttcagatgtctggttactgaactgagtttgctgctgaatctttcacatctcctcctctgcttcactgtggatgaattcactgactgtcactggacttcactgtaaaatgaaacgtTTTGAGGTTATATTGTATCAGCGtccactttatctgttggaatcagaagCCCTTCAATtgatctgtagattataagtatgatgttggcgttttgttaattgaacaatcccgccatttATCCCTTTACTTCATAATTACAggtgaaggaatctcaattattttgggatctgtctgggagaggcattcgattctgtttatttcatgatttgtagatgaagtgaacagtgcaggtgatcaggtggagacttggatgatctgtggaaatattaaactattccacagaggcttcactatttaacaaactgacactgagagaaTGATCGGTGGGaaacggggctggtgaacagaatgcaggcacagggtgataggatttaatcggatatgaaaatggacttgggaaagagagtggagtgagtgatggagagggcgactgagagggaaagcgagaggctgtgatgtgaataattcatcagaatcaACTGCTGaatcttccagtacaattaaacattgaaaatgtgatttgaaggtgttattatgatgtggtcagattgggtgagtttttattgtgggactcgctcctcatgtttctatccctgtcaggtccgcAGTCtgtttttttgtgaatgttccttgttttccatcttAACAATAAACATAATGAAAATGTTCTTgaagaatagaatcagtaatttcttgatcataatgaattattcggatactgtatttttaaaactcgactgaattcaataaacaactaggttgatttaattaatacttttcaattaattttaattgaatgtgcaaagtaattttattgaacatattttatacccaacacaggtgtcctgacaccaataaccacagaaatgaagtgttgaatgtattagtttaaTGTGTTGGTGGGATCtacagattagatttcctctaacactctgctgcagtctctatctgtgaatcccagtctctcctcccactgcattgaatcctctgtctcttcatccgttccttcagtttgtccacttttccaaaccatctgctcctgactcccctccagctcctacatgtccttttccttgtctccctcccaatctcactcactggctcggtcacCAGTTTCCCTTTTCGCAATTCATTATTGattattgtgtttaaaaacaactCTCTGCCCAAAAGCGcttcccaggtcaatcaatcactttccacccttcgatgcagcaacaaagctggaaatttcacctcagatcctctcaaactgctgctttgactccaggtctgatcagtaatttctctgcttccttttctctctcttacagttaacttggtggcgattgtgatcctgtcccgaggaaagtgcggtctctccaaatgtatcagtgtctacctggtgggaatggcagtggccgatctcatggtcattATAGCGGATCCGATATTGAGCCGGATTAATGTGATGTACTTCCCATGGTCATTCCTactcattactcccgtgtgtagttttatttacttcttgggttttgcaactacggtggtttctgtctggctcacggtcgctttcacctttcatcgatttgtggccatttgttgtgagaagctgaaaactaaatattgcaccgagagaacggcggctgtggttctgggaacagtgagtgtgctgggctgtttagagagtGTCCCCTGGCCCTTTACACTTGAACCTCaatttataattgataatgttccctggggttgtgggactaaaccgagcttccgtacttcccccgcatgggccgcatttgagatgtttcacctcattttaagcccttgtgtcccgttctgtctgattttgctgctcaatgttctgacggtcaggcgtattttaatgtccagtcgagtccgcaggggactccgggcccgcagcaatggagagaatcagagtgatccagagatggagaaccgaaagaaatccatcattttactcttcagtttaTCGGGctcttttatattgttatgggtgacaAAGGTTGTATATTATATTTATCTGCggattgcagacattcggtattattcCTCCGACACCGACCCTAAGTACATCACATCatacacagcaaagatgctgcagcttctcagttcctgcacaaacacgagtatttatgtcctgacccagactaaattcagagaggagctgaagaacgcggtgaaatatccactcaatctaattgttaaattagtgaaatcatagaaagagctgaagggtttcaagcactagaactaaatcccatttcatactccatcccctacacttcccagggtacggaaagtacattttatattaacagcacagagcccagaaattatcttaaatc
Encoded proteins:
- the LOC137317684 gene encoding probable G-protein coupled receptor 139 produces the protein MGYNLIHQIMLIYYPVLAAVGIPVNLVAIVILSRGKCGLSKCISVYLVGMAVADLMVIIADPILSRINVMYFPWSFLLITPVCSFIYFLGFATTVVSVWLTVAFTFHRFVAICCEKLKTKYCTERTAAVVLGTVSVLGCLESVPWPFTLEPQFIIDNVPWGCGTKPSFRTSPAWAAFEMFHLILSPCVPFCLILLLNVLTVRRILMSSRVRRGLRARSNGENQSDPEMENRKKSIILLFSLSGSFILLWVTKVVYYIYLRIADIRYYSSDTDPKYITSYTAKMLQLLSSCTNTSIYVLTQTKFREELKNAVKYPLNLIFIPNTSVTQDALLYGLFPGVHTETDITCGWRTINSVKEALWST